CCAATCTTGGCTTCATTCAATATCCCATTGCCAGTCAACATTATGCAATATTCTAGACAATGGTACATTCAACACAACTAAAATAGTTACGCAAGACATCAGAATTGCATTGGTACTATTACTGTAGAAAGCCAATGCTAATCTTGTCAAATAGACTGTTCCAATTCATGACATTTTCTTGACTCAGTTCCAAGTGAACACATTCGAGAAAAACCTGATAAGCATCCTTATCATCCAATCAGAGCTCAGATCTCTGCTTATCAGCTCTCAGAGGCCGCTGTGAAGACAATCCCTTTGAATCTTCAGCAAACCGGCACGTGAGCTCAGAACCAACTGCCACATGCCCGCCAGGCTCCCTCACACCTGACCGGCAGATGTCACCTTGGTAACGGCTACCGTTTGCCCTTTTCGCTCCAGGTCTCAACATGCTGTGTCCACGTGTCAAACTTTTTACACCAAAACATACATGTTACATTACCAACTGAGATACTACGACACGTTATACGACTAAATCAACAGtttacaaacaagcacacactcacacacaccagggccaaaggtttgttttcaaatgtgggtgcaACAGAATTGCAATTAAACCTAAGCCCAtgacacacactgtaaaaacacttgcatgctgatccacgcacacaccacatctGAAATCTGGGTCAAACACTCAGACAAGATGTTAAGGGACAAATGACCGATACAGAGCCAACCAATGACTGCAGGCCTTAGCAGCCTACCACTAGTTTAAATctagtgacacacacagtacacacacagtacacacacagtacacacacccatgcaagtGTGAGCATGTGCAAACAGCCACATGCCGTTTCTTAGACttgagtgtttgtgtcagtATGGGCACTCGGATCATCTGCTCAGCACAAAAGAGGAGGAccacaaaagagagagaaagagaaagagagagagagagagagagagagagagagagagagagagagagagagagagagagagagagagagagagagagaggagaaaaatagGAGAAGATTGCCGCTGTTTCTCCACTCAGTCAGAAAAATGGAAACAATTTTTTGTTGCCCTCTATCTTTTGGTCGGACACACAGGcctctgggtggagggggtgaataCTGATgcctgttctctttctctcatactttctctttctttttcatttcatttcatttcaattACTTTTTCATTTACTCCTTTTGATACCGGGCTCCGGGATGATCAGAAGCTTTGACGGGGGGATTGGGAGATGGGTGCACAAGAACAACTGAAAAATGAATTAAGGTGCGGAGAGACCAATTTCAATCTGAATTGATATTCAATTTCTTATTAGGCTGAGATGGTTTATGTTTCACTGATGCCAGGGGTGTGAAAGTAACCTGACAATCCTCTAAAttggccaggagagagagaagcactgAAGCTTTAAAAGTGTGCACACACTTAGTCAGGTGATGGGGCGAGCAAAAACGTTGTTTCTATAAATGTACTGACCCATGGTCGGTCAGTGGGTTATCAACGTGATTATCTATACAGGTAACATTATAATATAATCCTATGTGAGTTGTTAGAAAGGTGCAGAACAACAATAAACGCCATAACTATTGTAAGGGTAAAGGTGTCAGGATATTTGGCAGTTAGCATTCTAGACCAAACTTGGCCTGAACTTAACCACCTCTACCATTGCTAGTGGCTAGCAAAACAAGGTGCCATGGTGCTGCTGGACCTGTAGGTCATTAGCATAGGCAGCCTTAAGACATATCAGATATAGGACATGAGATAAAAGGACGTAATGTTCCAGAAAAAGAACTACACACACTGTGGACTATGGCCTCTGTTAGAATAAACCCAGCACACAATGCaaatccacacagacacattaaaAACACTTTGTATACTCACAGCAAAGGCATCGTGTCACAATCTATTTGCGCTAAAGATAGAATGAGTATGTGCCATATCTCaagaaaaaatacacacacacacacacacacacacacctacccacctACAGCGGGAGCATCGTATTCGTCGCCTAGCAGTATCTCAGGAGCAGAATATGCCAGGGAGCCACAGGAGGTGTTGAGGGTCTTCCCGGGCTGGAACTTGTTACTGAAGCCAAAGTCAGTGAGTTTGACCAGGCCCTGCTTTTCAAAGAACACCACATTCTCCGGCTTCAGGTCCCGGTGCACCACATGCAGTCGATGGCAATAGGAGATGGCGTGAACGATCTGGGCAAAGTAACACTTGGCCACCTTCCAGAGGGGAAAATTAGGTATCATTGATCACATACAATTAGGTATTGATTCAATACAATTTGTTAGTTTTTCTTCCAGCAGGAAAAAGACACAcaagcgagcacacacacacacctcttcactCAGGCCTCCCTCGTGCTTCATGATGCAGTCGTACATGTCTCCGCCATCACCGAGCTCCAGGATGAGGTAGAGTTTGGTTGCTGTGTCGATGACCTCGTACAGGCGCACCACGTTGGGGTGCTGCACCAGCTTCATACAGCGCACTTCCTGGAATAGGTGTCCCCTGGCAACGGGATCCAGCTTGGTCTTATCGATCACCTTCACAGCCACCTGTGACGGACACACATGACACAGCACCAATCAAGAAATGTTGACGATGACATTATTATTGTTGTCGTCTTCATCGACATAGTGGAGAAATGATTAACAGCACCTTCTCCCCCGTGAAGACATGGCGTGCCAGCTTGACCACGGCAAAGTGGCCACGCCCCAGCGTCTTGTCCAGGTCATACAGGCCGGCAATCTTGCCATCGTGACCTCGTTTGAACCCCGCCATGGTCCCTGGGAAGTAAGAGGACAGTGCTGCTGTGCCCTGATCTGAGGTCAGCCGTCCATCATCCTGGTCACTGGTCCAGGACGGGAACAGAGGCGAAATTCAGTTTGTTCTAGATCACTTCCTGTGGACACCTTCTAACCAGGGGCAGGTTGGTGGACAAGATGTTAAGACCcctggaggttgggagggtaaATGCACTCAGATATACTTCTCAGATCCTgtaggagaagatggagagaaagacagacagagataataGTATTTGATCAGATATCAAGCATTATTCTCGTATAGGCGTGCAGCAGAGAAGGTTATTTATTCACGTGtccacacaccttacacacacctcATTGTGAATTGCCAACTATGCATGACATTCCAGTACCACTGAGCCAAGCACGCACAGTCTGTGTTTAGGAACATTCCTGACAGGTGATTCTCACAAAGGTGTGTCATTTTCTCTAGGATACAGGTCATCATAGTTACGCTGATTGTATCTAACATGACTTATACGAAACAATAATACAACATTACTATGAACAAGACATCCTGTTTCTAGGACAAACATCAACAAATGcgcttctctcagtctctggtttctttcttttctctttctctttcagtaGATGTGGACAATCCCATTTTGGTTTAATTAATTCTCTCTTGTAAACAAACTTTTTACCTTCTTGACAACAGCCGCCGTGGGCGCATTAGACCAACCACAGCACttacccccctccaccttcccaccCAACAACACAGAGCAGAAGGATCAAAACAAGCCACACTGAGCTGTCCTAGTCCAACCAGGCCACATCAGAACCCAGACCAGGCTAATAGGATTATGTTATTCAGGGTGGAGGGTTGAGTGATCTGATAAGCCTCGTACTGACAATCACCTTCAGAAATCCCACCAGCTGGCAAcaactgtaggtgtgtgtacgtgagtgtatgtgtgtgtgcctgtgtgattgTGAGCTCTAAGCTCTGCAGAtaaatgagatggagagagtcagCCACAGACTGCATGCTGGGCCACAAACCAGACAGAAAATGTACCCGGAGTGGACACCGATAAAATGGGTGCAAATTCAAATCAGACGTATAAAGACATGTTGTGTAACTGTACCATTTGCAAGTACTCTATTGATTTTCTTGTTAATGGACACTGTACATGGTTCACTGTAAAGGCTGGGTCAAGGTCTAATAACCGTAGACATTTCATTCAGCAATCTTCACAACAGGAATTTGACAGCATGACAGCACTGAGGAGGCCcaaagctgtcaatcaaaatgaCTGTCACATGAATCCCAGAAATGCAAACTCCTTTTAGAAATGAATACATATAATtatttactattattattattggtgttgctattattattattatttgtattattgttattattagtagtagtatCTCTACTTTtcaatatatttgtattattatataaACGTTTGGGCCTAGTGCCTGAAAATGAACAACAACGATATCAAAATGATGACTGAAAAAGCTGCATCAAAAAAACATAGCCTACCTACTCCTGCTCTTTGGAGACCTTTCTGTGTTGTCCGTGTCAATATACCCAGGACTGCATCCAAGTTCTCACTGATTCAAAATATGACGGGATACATGCTGACGAAGCCAATAAGAAACGCTCTATTATTGCATTAAGCAAAGCAGCGACCACAATGGAAACAGCTCAAATTCAACCTGCATGCGCATATATAATCAAACATGCATGGCTCAATATTTGGCTTACACCTCGAGGCATACAGTGAAAAAAGACATGGCACAAACTGGACAAAGCTCGAAGAAACCGTGTACATGTGCTGTGAAGCGCTGCACATTACCTGCCTGGTCAATAGTCGCTCAGGTGAAAGCTCCTATTCTAGAGCGTCTAATGTTGGCTATACGTCCTTTCGGTTATTTACGGTTGTTATATCACCATTTGCAGATTACAATCATAAATATCAGGCTGACAAGATTAGTCGGTTATGGAACTTACCACTGCAGCAAATAACAGCACCTCACGATAAAAAACGTCCAACATCAGTGAATCTGCCAACTCTATCAAGCGCTCGAAGCCACACTGCGCATACTTGCTCGGTCCCATTCATCTCTGACGTCAGATGTACGCACACCACAAAGCATGTTTATTTCTGTatcaaaaaaaaatgtttattcaTATCTTACTGCTACATGAGTCAACTGCCAGCTTTTTTTATAATCTCAATAAAcaagaatacatttaaaaatatattatcTTACATGTACCTCATCATGGTCTTGGCCAACCCTACAACAATGTGATTGTGTAATTTAACTGTTTGCATTGCAGTGTGGGGGAGAGGTGTCATGTCAGCTGGAGATCTATGAGAAAGACAGCGACATGCCATCCTCAACCATGATTCCACTTGAGATCCTCATTATCCATGATAATAGAATACATTTCTACAGAACACGCATGGATGGATCTTTCATCTTTGTTCCCCATTCTCACGTTGACACAACCAATCTGTGTGTAGGCTAGATGTTCTCATCTAACTAATAAAGTAGTTTGTATCTGACATCCACATAAGTTGATAGCGATTACAACTCAGTGGTTACCCATTATCTGTTCTCATCACTGAACCAAGGCAAGGGCAATGTTCAGTTCAGTAATATAAGCACTTCATAGTGTGGAACCTGTTTGTCAAGGGAGGCCCATCGAGACCCATACAATGAAGTCCTACCCAGTTAAGGTGAACCTAAACCAAAGACGTGCTTTACAGAAGTAGTTTTCAGTGCAACTTCTCCAGTATTCAATGTCAAACATATATACAACTTAAGCCTTTGTGCTTTAATAAAAAGATAATCACGTACTGTCATGAATACCCATGACATTGTGATTGCAGTTGTAAAATCACATACTTTCTGGTAGTCTTTAATTCTGTCATTTCCAATCTGTACAACAATTGACATCAAAGCTGTCATAGCACGAATATTAACCTTTTGCTGCCTTCTAGTGTTTTTGGGGGAGACTGACAGGTACTACCAATCCTAATCCGTCTGGCTAATGCTTGCCATTTGATATTCCAATTAATTTTCCATAAAACATCAGGTTGTAACATCCTGCGTACAGATTTGAATTGGCATGATGAATGTAGTGTAGGGGTATAACCCTGGGAATATATCGTTTTGCGACAGATGTCCACAGATCCCATATCTTTATAGTTTTTCCAATAATGAGCCAATAAAGAACAAAGTGTCTATTTAACACATTTTTACCTTTTTTTCCACACTGGTACTTGTTCACATGAGCCATCCACCATTGCATGAGCGGTGTACCATAAGCATACAAGTTTTCTAAAACAAGACTGGAGATGTAAACAGACTTGGAGATACACAGGAGAACAATTGAACAAGATGGTTTATTTGGGGACAGATTATGCCTTCTTTGTGGTCTCCTTCTGCAGCTTCTTCACCTCGTGCTTGATGATCTTGTTCCTCTGAGGACAGAAGGCAAGGGTAAAGGTCAGGCAAACAGCAGAAACACATGCTTCCAGAAAAAAGGTTTTAAAGGTACAGAAGACCAACACATTAGTTAATTGTCTTGTATAGGTCCTTTGATCTGGACCTGCTTAAGTACACAAATcacattattttttttactcacCATCTTCTTGGCCTTCATCACCTTGTAACGGTCAAAGTCAGTCATTTGGGACCTCTGCAAAGAGAAAGAACACAGAACTAAATGAGTGACCACACCAACTGGATTCTAATAAAAAAAATTctcaatgtaaaacaaatcAAACCAATGAAAATATCAAGAATGACATTTTATAATGTCATCACAGAACTGTGTGTGGAGCTCCAATTCCATACTTTAAATTTGGTTTTACCCTCATGTTCAAACAAAATCTAGGTCACAATAACATTTACAGACAATAATACTGAAGTACATCAGGTTCTTGGCATTGTTGCCATTAGCAACAGCTGCATCTTCACACCTTTTGTCTGGCCTCGATCTTCTTGGCCCAGCTGCTTTCTGCCCACTTCTTGTTTACCTCGGCCTTTTCCCAGGCGCGCTTCACAAACTTCATGCGGGCGCTTGGAATAAAAAAACACCTCAGGGATTAAACACTGGAGTGAGCATGACAATGTCTGAGTTCAACTGTGCCAACTGTCAAATGGAAAGAGTCAAGGGAGTTGAGGCACAGGGCTTAGTTAGGGAAGGGGGCAAAATTTACCTGTGTGGTACTTTGATCACGTAGTCAGTAAGCTGCATGCACTTGAAGGGCATAGACTGCCTCTTCACCCCTGTGCAAGGTCCATCCACCAAGGCCTGAGAAAACCAAAATCAGTCAGCCAGAGTATTCAGCACATTGGAGGTATTGCCTTTTGGTTTTACCATCAGACATCAGGTGCATTTGGAGCTCTGGATGAAAACGATAGGGTACTCACCCTGTTTTGGTCAATGACATCTACAATGGCCACCAGCTTGCCCTCGTGGGGTCCGAAGGACACAAAGGCGACTCTGCCAATCTCAACGTAGCGCTTGAAGACCTGAGGGGAAGACATGAGTTATACATGTACTGGGGGTGATACTATTAACATTGTCAGATCCCTACAGACATTGGAATTTGACAAGCATTGGATCCAGTTAGCAGTCTACAATAACTATCCAAATTACCTacgccccaacccccccccccaaaagtaaCCTTTCACAAGTTGATAACCAATAGTCAGCTAACATCACTACCTGTGTTTGAGTCAACTTTATTTGGCTTGGCTCTCTGTGGCTAACGTAAGCTGCTTGCCGTTGTCTACCTACGTACATTTGAGTAGCCGAGATGTGTATTATGCGTGCATACAACATAATTGATCAAGGGGCACACTGACTTTTTTAAAGCAACTAAAAACTGGCGCTTATATGGCAGTAGCATGTGTGACAGAACCatgaagctagctagttagcttcaaATGGATTAGCTTCAACACCGCTTCTATCTGAACAGCAGCAGTACCACACTACAATTGAGTCAGCAAACTAAAAACCAACGCTTCCGAAGCAGACAATAATGTATCCAAACAGGTTTGCTCGTTCTGCTCTTCATTTTGCACATGCCTGTTAGACCTTGTTACAGAGCTACCGCTCGGTTAGGCGGCCCGTGAAGGACCACGTTGTAGTTTTACAGGCAGTGGGCACGACATTTcgaaaatatataaacataggATACTGTTGTAATCAACTTACAAAACGTAACGAAAACTAACGTATCGATATATAATGTATGAAAATACATCATTAGTCGATCATTTTGAATAAAAGTAACCTATGTATTCATATTTCTAAATTCCAGAAGCTTCATGGCGAACTCACCATGATGGCAGTCAGCGATCAGAAAGGCCGTAACATTTCCGTTCGTGGCACATACTCTTTCCGCTCTGTATGTGCACATGCGCGTGTGATGTTACATTGGTTTGGAACATTAACTCAGAGCTTGTCTAAAGGAggcatattagacattctctgattaAGTTCACATCGTACCAAAGTAACAGAGTAAATGTAGTCAACGTTTTAAATTGACATTTCAAACAGCTTATATACCGGGATTCGTATGATAGACAAATCCCTTGTAATACAAATCTACATGTTATAGATAACATCTACAAACAACAGAAATAGAAAACGGTCATTTCCTTCATAAATCCCTCCCCTTTGACTGACTACTCATttaatgt
Above is a window of Osmerus mordax isolate fOsmMor3 chromosome 18, fOsmMor3.pri, whole genome shotgun sequence DNA encoding:
- the rpl14 gene encoding 60S ribosomal protein L14, coding for MVFKRYVEIGRVAFVSFGPHEGKLVAIVDVIDQNRALVDGPCTGVKRQSMPFKCMQLTDYVIKVPHSARMKFVKRAWEKAEVNKKWAESSWAKKIEARQKRSQMTDFDRYKVMKAKKMRNKIIKHEVKKLQKETTKKA